A portion of the Algisphaera agarilytica genome contains these proteins:
- a CDS encoding pyridoxamine 5'-phosphate oxidase family protein, producing MDESRPKLNAKQKQFIAEQKMFFVATAPLADDGLINLSPKGLDGTFVVLDDQTVAYLDLTGSGVETIAHLNENSRICLMFCAFEGRPNIFRIQGRGEVVLPEHEAFESLLAHFPEQGDGPGVRSVIRIHADRIADSCGYGVPLMEYKEQRTELTDWAEKQGTEGVERYQRNKNRTSLDGLPGLPV from the coding sequence ATGGACGAATCACGCCCCAAACTCAACGCCAAGCAGAAGCAATTCATCGCCGAGCAGAAGATGTTCTTCGTCGCCACCGCGCCGCTCGCGGACGACGGCCTGATCAACCTATCGCCCAAAGGCCTCGACGGCACGTTCGTGGTGCTGGACGACCAGACCGTGGCGTACCTCGACCTCACCGGGTCGGGCGTGGAGACTATCGCCCACCTCAACGAGAACAGCCGGATCTGCCTGATGTTCTGCGCCTTCGAGGGCCGACCCAACATCTTCCGCATCCAGGGGCGGGGCGAGGTGGTGCTGCCCGAGCACGAAGCGTTCGAGTCGCTTTTGGCCCACTTCCCCGAGCAGGGCGACGGGCCGGGCGTGCGTTCGGTCATCCGCATCCACGCCGACCGCATCGCCGACTCCTGCGGATACGGCGTGCCGCTGATGGAGTACAAGGAGCAGCGCACCGAGCTGACCGATTGGGCCGAGAAGCAGGGGACTGAGGGCGTTGAGCGGTACCAACGCAACAAAAACCGCACGAGCCTCGACGGCCTGCCCGGGTTGCCGGTGTGA
- a CDS encoding sulfatase family protein encodes MRRVFDSMALCALFCAVFLGSGAVADPVKRPNILFAIADDMSHASAYGYEFVSTPHFDAIAAEGLLFERMYTPSSKCAPSRAVLLTGRNPWQLEGAGNHKPVWPLKFKSVVEALEDHGYFAGFTGKGWNPGIHPKGRQLTGKAYNSLEVESKLTKAIAAFDYSANFKQFMADKPEGQPFFFWYGAKEPHRGYEFKSGQRLGKTFGDLDFIPPFWPEEDAVKHDILDYAIEVEYFDRHLGEILAHLEELGELENTLIIATSDNGMPFPRYKGHPHEFATRIPFVVKWSGRIESPGRRCVEFASFTDLAPTFLEAAGVAEDEAAMQPIEGRSLSDFFANEVDGREHVLTGRERNDMCRPHGWGYPVRSLHHGDLVYMHNFEPDRWPSGTPESLYRDTDWSPTKMNILEQHHDTAFYRFSFGKRPQEELYDITVDPFCLHNLASDPAYSAKREEMKQALFAELKTQGDPRLNGDPDFFDRSRPERIPDYDELVEKYKHITSELP; translated from the coding sequence GTGCGTCGTGTATTTGATTCGATGGCGTTGTGTGCTTTGTTTTGCGCGGTGTTTTTGGGTTCGGGCGCGGTGGCCGACCCGGTGAAGCGCCCCAACATCCTCTTCGCGATCGCCGACGACATGTCGCACGCCAGTGCGTACGGCTACGAGTTTGTTTCGACACCCCACTTCGACGCGATCGCGGCAGAAGGCTTGCTGTTTGAACGCATGTACACCCCCAGCAGCAAGTGTGCCCCGTCGCGGGCGGTGTTGCTGACCGGGCGTAACCCCTGGCAGCTCGAGGGCGCGGGTAACCACAAGCCCGTCTGGCCGTTGAAGTTCAAGAGCGTGGTTGAGGCGCTCGAAGACCACGGCTACTTCGCGGGGTTCACCGGCAAGGGCTGGAACCCGGGCATCCATCCCAAGGGCCGACAACTCACCGGCAAGGCGTATAACAGCCTCGAAGTCGAATCCAAGCTGACCAAGGCCATCGCGGCGTTTGATTACTCGGCCAACTTCAAGCAGTTCATGGCCGACAAGCCCGAGGGGCAGCCGTTTTTCTTCTGGTACGGCGCGAAGGAGCCCCACCGCGGGTACGAATTCAAGTCTGGCCAGCGGCTGGGTAAGACGTTTGGTGATCTGGACTTCATCCCGCCGTTCTGGCCGGAAGAGGACGCGGTCAAACACGACATCCTCGATTACGCGATCGAGGTGGAGTATTTCGATCGCCACCTGGGAGAGATCCTCGCGCACCTCGAAGAACTCGGCGAACTCGAGAACACACTGATCATCGCCACATCGGACAACGGCATGCCGTTCCCCCGCTACAAGGGCCACCCGCACGAGTTCGCGACACGCATTCCGTTTGTGGTGAAGTGGTCGGGCAGGATCGAATCTCCTGGGCGACGCTGTGTTGAATTTGCGAGCTTTACAGACTTGGCGCCGACGTTCCTCGAAGCGGCGGGGGTGGCTGAGGATGAAGCGGCGATGCAACCCATCGAAGGTCGGAGCTTGTCGGACTTCTTCGCCAATGAAGTGGATGGCCGTGAGCACGTCCTCACCGGCCGTGAACGCAACGACATGTGCCGGCCCCACGGCTGGGGCTACCCGGTCCGGAGCCTCCACCACGGCGACCTGGTGTACATGCACAACTTCGAGCCCGATCGTTGGCCCAGCGGCACACCCGAATCGCTCTACCGCGATACGGACTGGAGCCCGACCAAGATGAACATTCTTGAGCAACACCACGACACGGCGTTCTACCGATTCAGCTTCGGAAAGCGCCCGCAGGAAGAGTTGTACGACATCACGGTCGACCCGTTCTGTTTGCACAATCTCGCCAGCGACCCGGCCTATTCGGCGAAGCGTGAGGAGATGAAGCAGGCGCTGTTTGCCGAGCTGAAAACGCAGGGCGACCCGCGTCTCAACGGTGATCCGGACTTCTTTGATCGCTCCCGGCCCGAACGCATCCCCGATTACGATGAGCTGGTGGAGAAATACAAACACATCACCAGTGAACTGCCGTGA
- the rnpA gene encoding ribonuclease P protein component, which produces MRNPKSEIRNRFTHAHRLHGRRAFSAVFDAKVRKNAGPLLLFTMPNDLPHWRLGLSVSRRVGNAVTRSRHKRMLREAFRLTQNTWPKRAGADPEQPACGYDLVVVVRPHELMSLEDYQRQLFSGVAAAHRTWEKRLRNADDTQGPD; this is translated from the coding sequence ATCCGAAATCCGAAATCCGAAATCCGAAATCGCTTCACCCACGCGCACCGCCTCCACGGCCGACGCGCGTTCTCCGCGGTGTTCGACGCCAAGGTCCGCAAGAACGCGGGACCGCTCTTGCTGTTCACCATGCCCAACGACCTGCCGCACTGGCGACTCGGGCTGAGCGTCAGCCGACGCGTGGGCAACGCCGTGACCCGCTCCCGACACAAGCGGATGCTGCGCGAGGCCTTCCGCCTGACCCAGAACACGTGGCCGAAGCGTGCCGGAGCCGATCCTGAGCAGCCCGCGTGCGGCTACGACCTGGTCGTCGTCGTCCGGCCCCACGAACTGATGTCGCTGGAGGACTACCAGCGCCAGTTATTCTCGGGCGTGGCCGCGGCCCACCGCACGTGGGAGAAGCGTCTGCGAAACGCCGATGACACTCAGGGGCCGGATTGA
- a CDS encoding phytanoyl-CoA dioxygenase family protein produces the protein MPLTLQQKQDFHRDGYLVLPGAIAPTMIERARAAINHDIGTNGLHPDELRKFAATSSCPTLREQPVLTDLFNESPVFEACESLMGAGNVLPAKIVQIALRYPRIAEDQPREFRGHLDGVGSDTNGVPKGTYLRNFTALAVVLLNDLPEPFRGNFTVWPGSHQACADYFSSADRAEAIKAGRLEYDLPQPPIQITGKAGDVCITHHNLWHGAAPNYSPDIRYAAIFRAQHKDVKTNNTEAMTDLWREWDGVRAALPSSKA, from the coding sequence ATGCCCCTGACGCTTCAACAGAAACAAGACTTCCACCGCGACGGCTACCTCGTCCTCCCCGGCGCGATCGCCCCGACGATGATCGAACGCGCCCGCGCCGCGATCAACCACGACATCGGCACCAACGGCCTACACCCCGACGAACTCCGGAAATTCGCCGCGACCAGCTCCTGCCCCACCCTGCGAGAGCAGCCCGTCCTCACCGACCTGTTCAATGAGTCGCCGGTGTTCGAGGCGTGCGAATCGTTGATGGGAGCGGGCAACGTCCTGCCCGCCAAGATTGTCCAGATCGCTCTGCGTTACCCGCGCATCGCCGAGGACCAACCCCGCGAGTTCCGCGGCCACCTCGACGGCGTCGGCTCCGACACCAACGGCGTGCCCAAGGGCACCTACCTCCGAAACTTCACCGCCCTCGCCGTCGTGCTGCTCAACGACCTGCCCGAGCCCTTCCGCGGCAACTTCACCGTCTGGCCCGGCTCGCACCAGGCGTGTGCGGACTACTTCAGCTCCGCCGACCGCGCCGAGGCGATCAAGGCCGGGCGTCTCGAATACGACCTGCCCCAACCCCCGATCCAGATCACCGGCAAGGCGGGAGACGTCTGCATCACCCACCACAACCTCTGGCACGGCGCCGCCCCCAACTACAGCCCCGACATCCGCTACGCCGCCATCTTCCGCGCCCAACACAAAGACGTGAAAACCAACAACACCGAGGCGATGACCGACCTCTGGCGCGAATGGGACGGCGTCCGCGCGGCGTTGCCGTCGTCCAAAGCCTAA
- a CDS encoding YihY/virulence factor BrkB family protein has product MKELVQQLVGSIRRLFTQPLSELNRWQLTVRYAVGIARYGAHELREDRASQMAAALTYRTIFSLIPVFVLSLLVFNAFGGFESVGGNLRDTIYDYLGLSDIQIEEIDDTAEDMDIAPGPPVVTPEGDTLPSPYDPSTDGADTPANAQTTNAAPTAEETQARVDQLLTNLQNQVASVDFTSIGLVGLALLIWAAISLVVSLENCFNRVYHAPQGRPWHLRVTIYWAVITLGPVLLALSFYVTNQLIATAQTVTGGAWLLKLLTPSFSLAATWLLLILIYKLLPAAKVQLRAALIGALVAAIMWELSKLGFRFYVQRAVGYSRLYGSLGLVPLFLLWLYVTWIVILFGLEISYIVQTVKGSRFIRQRPSDDQSDAIVDSSAILAVATAFAKAFDRGQTLGLTQLTTTTGLPARAVSAMVRSLHHSGHLHLLEADDENPGEYILARPAEMIPVAELLGIARDTATRSNNSRFKELVAKLQDAQQQATRDQTLRDLVGPSAQETPTD; this is encoded by the coding sequence ATGAAAGAACTGGTGCAACAACTCGTCGGCTCGATCCGCCGCCTGTTCACCCAGCCCTTGAGCGAACTCAACCGCTGGCAGCTCACGGTGCGCTACGCCGTGGGCATCGCCCGCTACGGCGCCCACGAGCTCCGCGAAGACCGCGCCTCGCAAATGGCCGCCGCCCTGACCTACCGCACGATCTTCAGCCTCATCCCCGTGTTCGTGTTGTCGCTGTTGGTCTTCAACGCCTTCGGCGGGTTCGAGTCGGTCGGCGGCAACCTCCGCGACACCATCTACGACTACCTCGGGCTGTCTGACATCCAGATCGAAGAGATCGACGACACCGCCGAGGACATGGACATCGCCCCCGGCCCGCCGGTCGTGACCCCCGAGGGCGACACCCTCCCTTCGCCTTACGACCCAAGCACCGATGGGGCCGACACGCCCGCCAACGCCCAGACCACCAACGCCGCGCCCACCGCCGAGGAAACCCAGGCCCGCGTCGACCAGCTGCTGACCAACCTGCAGAACCAGGTCGCGTCGGTCGACTTCACCAGCATCGGCCTCGTCGGCCTGGCCCTGCTGATCTGGGCCGCGATCAGCCTGGTGGTCTCGCTCGAAAACTGCTTCAACCGGGTGTACCACGCCCCGCAGGGCCGGCCCTGGCACCTGCGGGTCACGATCTACTGGGCCGTCATCACGCTCGGCCCGGTCCTCTTGGCCCTGAGCTTCTACGTCACCAACCAACTGATCGCCACCGCTCAGACGGTCACCGGCGGCGCTTGGCTCCTCAAGCTGCTCACCCCGTCTTTCTCGCTCGCCGCCACCTGGTTGCTGCTCATCCTGATCTACAAACTCCTGCCCGCCGCCAAGGTCCAGCTCCGCGCGGCGCTCATCGGCGCGCTGGTCGCCGCGATCATGTGGGAGCTCAGCAAGCTGGGGTTCCGCTTCTACGTGCAGCGCGCGGTGGGTTATTCGAGGCTCTACGGCTCGCTCGGCCTCGTGCCGTTATTCCTGCTCTGGCTCTACGTCACCTGGATCGTCATCCTCTTCGGCCTGGAGATCAGCTACATCGTCCAGACCGTCAAGGGCAGCCGGTTCATCCGCCAACGCCCCAGCGACGACCAGTCCGACGCCATCGTCGACAGCTCGGCCATCCTCGCGGTCGCCACCGCTTTCGCCAAAGCCTTCGACCGGGGCCAAACCCTCGGCCTCACCCAGCTCACCACCACCACCGGCCTCCCCGCCCGCGCGGTCTCCGCCATGGTCCGGTCTCTCCACCACTCCGGGCACCTGCACCTGCTCGAAGCCGACGACGAAAACCCCGGCGAGTACATCCTCGCCCGCCCCGCCGAGATGATCCCCGTCGCAGAATTGCTCGGCATCGCCCGCGACACCGCCACCCGCAGCAACAACTCACGGTTCAAGGAGCTGGTCGCCAAGCTGCAGGACGCCCAGCAACAGGCGACCCGCGACCAGACCCTCCGCGACCTGGTCGGCCCCTCGGCCCAGGAAACGCCCACCGACTGA
- a CDS encoding chloride channel protein, with amino-acid sequence MAKGLKLTDRLNRRLIESGFSKDWYLIPLAAVIGALTGLLATGFDLLVESSGHFFFGVLGQQRFPGSRLALLVILPALGGLLVGLIIRYAGKNKSEPGIPDVVESLARRHGEIPARSGGLKMVTSSITIGSGGSAGVEGPIITIGSSMGSTIARLLHIGREHMQTMVGCGAAAATAAIFNAPIAGVIFVLEIILRDFSLRTFIPIVVASVFGTAVAHAVLGENQAVFYVPEVVTGGYGFAVWEVGHYIVLGVLCGLLGALFIRSLRLSEKCWNAIKLPFWIKPALGGALLGLLGVGFYLMGYGNEPVVNHSPPTFFSNGYPVITALLNPESYLPDHPDEPGVIRNATLALLALTLAFKLVGTCLTIGSGGSGGVIAPSLLMGATLGGGFAMICQHLGILPEGGTPATFALAGMAGVIAAVAHCPLTAFLLVFEITADYQVILPVMLVAILATTVAQLIFRDSIYALWLRDRGIKMGTYSDLTLLRRMTCHDVPLTPAVMVQPDDPAARLIELAEDYAVVDYVVTDEADRYLGMVVGQDVRATLVQRDAIPLMIVSELMRTNLPTVAPHQTLDVILEQFAKHDVASLAVVDGSDVIKGVITRSRLMRQYQSTLSERG; translated from the coding sequence ATGGCCAAAGGCCTCAAGCTCACCGACCGACTGAACCGCCGCCTGATCGAGAGCGGCTTCTCCAAGGACTGGTACCTCATCCCCCTGGCCGCGGTCATCGGTGCGCTCACCGGGCTGCTCGCCACCGGCTTCGACCTGCTGGTCGAGTCCTCGGGCCACTTCTTCTTCGGCGTGCTGGGCCAACAACGCTTCCCCGGCTCACGGCTGGCGCTCTTGGTCATCCTCCCAGCCCTGGGCGGGCTGTTGGTGGGCCTGATCATCCGATACGCGGGCAAGAACAAGAGCGAGCCGGGCATCCCCGACGTCGTCGAGTCCCTGGCCCGTCGGCACGGCGAGATCCCCGCACGCAGCGGCGGGCTGAAAATGGTCACTTCCTCCATCACCATCGGCTCGGGCGGCTCGGCGGGGGTCGAGGGGCCGATCATCACCATCGGCTCGTCCATGGGCTCGACCATCGCACGCCTGCTACACATCGGCCGGGAGCACATGCAGACCATGGTCGGCTGCGGGGCCGCCGCGGCGACGGCCGCGATCTTCAACGCCCCCATCGCCGGGGTCATCTTCGTCCTGGAGATCATCCTCCGGGACTTCTCGCTGCGGACCTTCATCCCGATCGTCGTCGCCAGCGTGTTCGGCACGGCCGTCGCCCACGCGGTCCTCGGCGAAAACCAGGCTGTGTTCTACGTCCCCGAGGTCGTCACCGGCGGCTACGGCTTCGCGGTGTGGGAGGTCGGGCACTACATCGTGCTCGGCGTGCTGTGCGGACTTCTTGGCGCCCTGTTTATCCGCTCGCTGCGCCTCAGCGAGAAGTGCTGGAACGCGATCAAGCTGCCGTTCTGGATCAAGCCCGCGCTGGGCGGGGCGCTGCTCGGGCTACTGGGCGTGGGCTTCTACCTGATGGGCTACGGCAACGAGCCGGTCGTGAACCACAGCCCCCCCACCTTCTTCAGCAACGGCTACCCCGTCATCACCGCCCTGCTCAACCCCGAGTCCTACCTCCCCGACCACCCCGACGAGCCCGGCGTGATCCGCAACGCTACGCTCGCCCTGCTCGCGCTCACCCTCGCGTTCAAGCTGGTGGGCACCTGCCTGACCATCGGGTCCGGCGGCTCGGGCGGCGTCATCGCGCCAAGCCTGCTCATGGGCGCGACCTTGGGCGGCGGCTTCGCCATGATCTGCCAGCACCTGGGCATCCTCCCCGAAGGCGGCACGCCCGCCACGTTCGCCCTCGCCGGCATGGCGGGCGTCATCGCCGCGGTGGCCCACTGCCCGCTGACCGCGTTTCTTTTGGTCTTTGAGATCACGGCCGACTACCAGGTCATCCTGCCGGTCATGCTCGTGGCGATCCTCGCAACGACCGTCGCCCAGCTCATCTTCCGCGACTCGATCTACGCCCTCTGGCTCCGCGACCGCGGGATCAAGATGGGCACCTACTCCGACCTGACGCTCTTGCGTCGCATGACGTGTCATGATGTGCCGCTGACCCCGGCCGTGATGGTGCAGCCGGATGACCCCGCCGCCCGGCTGATCGAGCTGGCCGAGGACTACGCGGTCGTGGACTACGTGGTCACCGACGAGGCGGACCGCTACCTGGGCATGGTCGTCGGGCAGGACGTGCGGGCGACGCTCGTCCAGCGCGACGCGATCCCGCTGATGATCGTCTCCGAACTCATGCGGACCAACCTGCCGACGGTGGCTCCACACCAGACGCTGGACGTCATCCTCGAGCAGTTCGCCAAGCACGACGTCGCCAGCCTCGCGGTGGTCGACGGCAGCGACGTCATCAAAGGCGTCATCACCCGGTCGCGCCTGATGCGGCAGTATCAGTCGACGCTGAGCGAGCGAGGATGA